Proteins co-encoded in one Novosphingobium sp. PP1Y genomic window:
- the lptE gene encoding LPS assembly lipoprotein LptE translates to MKRALALFGALMLAGCGLQPMYAGGGSGAVARGLSDIQVAAIEGRAGWLVRNALVDQLGKGQAGSTPRYRLDVRLDDKLEGFALLSDDTVGRERRTLRARYQLVDLNSDEIVLDASAGSDAGIDVVSSDYATIAAEQAALENLAKDVANRIVTNVALRLRGDTSQ, encoded by the coding sequence GTGAAACGCGCCCTGGCCCTGTTCGGAGCACTGATGCTCGCCGGCTGCGGGTTGCAGCCGATGTACGCCGGTGGCGGCAGCGGCGCCGTGGCGCGCGGCCTGTCCGACATCCAGGTGGCCGCGATAGAAGGGCGCGCGGGCTGGCTCGTGCGCAATGCTCTGGTCGATCAGTTGGGCAAGGGGCAGGCCGGCTCGACGCCGCGCTATCGCCTCGATGTCCGGCTCGATGACAAGCTGGAGGGCTTCGCGCTCTTGTCCGACGACACCGTCGGCCGTGAACGCCGTACGCTGCGGGCCCGCTATCAGCTCGTCGACCTGAACAGCGACGAGATCGTCCTCGACGCCTCCGCCGGTTCGGACGCAGGCATCGACGTGGTCTCCTCGGACTATGCGACGATCGCGGCCGAACAGGCAGCGCTGGAGAACCTCGCCAAGGACGTCGCCAACCGAATTGTCACCAATGTCGCGCTGCGTCTGCGCGGCGATACGAGCCAGTGA